A genomic window from Flavobacterium hankyongi includes:
- a CDS encoding HD domain-containing protein — MSLINNTIAFVKKQLEGAEGGHDWFHIERVYKNSLLIANGEDCNLTVVKLGALLHDIADSKFHGGDETVGPKTARIFLENENTDEETIQHVINIIENISFKGGNFEKKFNSKELEIVQDADRLDAIGAIGVARAFNYGGFKNRALYNPEIQPNFNMTKEEYKKSESPTLNHFYEKLLLLKDKMNTETGKKIAEERHEFMEQFLSQFYAEWDGQK; from the coding sequence ATGTCTTTAATAAACAATACCATTGCTTTTGTAAAAAAACAACTGGAAGGAGCCGAAGGAGGTCACGACTGGTTTCATATTGAACGAGTATATAAAAATTCATTATTAATTGCCAACGGAGAAGATTGTAACTTAACAGTTGTAAAGCTGGGAGCTTTATTGCATGATATTGCAGACAGCAAATTTCATGGTGGAGATGAAACCGTTGGTCCAAAAACAGCTCGAATTTTTTTAGAAAATGAAAACACAGATGAAGAAACCATTCAACATGTAATTAACATTATCGAAAACATTTCTTTTAAAGGTGGAAATTTTGAAAAAAAATTCAATTCTAAAGAATTAGAAATTGTTCAAGATGCAGATCGTTTAGATGCTATTGGAGCTATTGGAGTTGCACGCGCATTTAATTATGGAGGATTTAAAAACAGAGCTTTATACAATCCTGAAATCCAACCAAATTTTAACATGACAAAAGAAGAATATAAAAAAAGTGAATCTCCAACTTTAAATCACTTCTACGAAAAATTATTGCTCTTAAAAGATAAAATGAATACCGAGACAGGTAAAAAAATTGCCGAAGAACGACATGAATTCATGGAACAATTCCTTTCACAATTTTATGCTGAATGGGATGGGCAGAAATAA
- a CDS encoding histone deacetylase family protein, whose translation MFSIAYHPIYKHPLPEGHRFPMLKYELLPQQLLHEGTATEKMFFEPEIADLSNIFAVHSKEYVNHLLDLTLDARAARKIGFPLSAELVERELRIAQGTIQGVQNAIQDGVAFNIAGGTHHAYTNHGEAFCLLNDQAIGAQFLLNNTLAKKILIVDLDVHQGNGTAEIFQNNNAVFTFSMHGKSNYPFKKETSNLDIALPDSTSDDKYLKILNDTLPKLIETQKPDFVFYLSGVDILDTDKLGKLSCTIQGCKKRDEIVFELCEKYQIPVQCSMGGGYSPQIKTIIEGHSNTYRVAKDIFH comes from the coding sequence ATGTTTTCCATCGCTTATCACCCTATTTACAAACATCCGCTTCCAGAAGGACATCGTTTTCCTATGCTCAAATACGAATTGCTCCCTCAGCAGTTGTTACATGAAGGAACCGCTACTGAAAAAATGTTTTTTGAACCTGAAATTGCAGATTTATCAAATATTTTTGCCGTACACAGCAAAGAGTATGTTAATCACTTACTTGATTTAACACTCGATGCCAGAGCTGCCAGAAAAATTGGATTTCCACTTTCTGCCGAGTTGGTTGAAAGAGAATTACGCATTGCTCAAGGAACAATACAAGGTGTTCAAAATGCAATACAAGATGGAGTCGCTTTTAACATAGCAGGAGGAACACATCATGCGTATACAAATCATGGAGAAGCGTTTTGCTTACTAAATGATCAGGCAATAGGAGCACAATTTTTATTGAATAACACTTTAGCTAAAAAAATATTGATTGTCGATTTAGACGTACATCAAGGCAATGGAACTGCAGAAATTTTTCAAAACAATAATGCTGTTTTTACTTTTTCTATGCATGGGAAAAGTAATTATCCGTTCAAAAAAGAAACTTCCAATTTAGACATTGCTTTACCTGATAGCACTTCTGATGATAAATATTTGAAAATTTTAAATGACACTTTACCTAAACTTATAGAAACACAAAAACCTGATTTCGTTTTCTATTTAAGTGGAGTAGACATTTTAGATACAGATAAATTAGGAAAATTAAGTTGTACTATTCAAGGTTGTAAAAAACGTGATGAAATAGTTTTTGAACTTTGCGAAAAATATCAAATACCTGTACAATGTAGTATGGGAGGTGGTTATTCTCCACAAATTAAAACTATCATTGAAGGACATTCAAATACGTATAGAGTTGCTAAAGACATTTTCCACTAG
- a CDS encoding CopD family protein: protein MELYNYIKSLHLIFVITWFAGLFYIVRLFVYHAEAKQKLEPEQSILIKQYQLMQYRLWYIITWPSAILASFFAYWMLFFTDAGQVWLTQSWMHVKLGFVFFLYLYHLKCHQIFLQLQKDEVKHTSGFFRLWNEGATIILFAVVFLVILKNAVNWIYGVIGIILFSVLLMLGYKFYKKIREKNQ from the coding sequence ATGGAACTTTATAATTACATAAAATCACTGCATCTTATATTTGTTATTACTTGGTTTGCAGGTTTGTTTTATATAGTGAGACTGTTTGTGTATCATGCCGAAGCAAAGCAAAAGCTTGAACCTGAACAAAGTATTTTGATTAAGCAATATCAGTTAATGCAGTATCGTTTATGGTATATCATTACCTGGCCAAGCGCTATTTTAGCTAGTTTTTTTGCGTATTGGATGTTGTTTTTTACAGATGCTGGCCAAGTTTGGTTAACACAATCGTGGATGCATGTTAAGCTTGGTTTTGTGTTTTTCTTATACTTGTATCACTTGAAATGTCATCAAATTTTCCTTCAGTTACAAAAAGACGAAGTAAAGCATACATCAGGTTTTTTTAGATTATGGAATGAGGGAGCAACAATCATTTTGTTTGCAGTTGTATTTTTAGTGATTTTAAAAAATGCCGTAAATTGGATTTATGGAGTGATTGGAATTATACTTTTTTCAGTACTTTTAATGCTCGGGTATAAATTCTATAAAAAGATTAGAGAAAAAAATCAGTAA
- a CDS encoding enoyl-CoA hydratase/isomerase family protein: MALENIILEHEKGIATIFINRPEKLNALNKATILELHETLKTIEANPEVKVIVITGSGEKAFVAGADISEFANFSAKEGAQLAAKGQELLFDFIENMKTPVFAAINGFALGGGLELAMACHFRIASDNAKMGLPETSLGVIPGYGGTQRLPQLVGKGRAMEMIMTAGMIDAQTALNYGLVNHVVPQADLFSTYMTIANKIIKNSPVAIGKAIRAVNANYKDGVNGYEIEINKFGECFATADFKEGTTAFLEKRKAEFTGN, encoded by the coding sequence ATGGCACTAGAAAATATTATTTTAGAACACGAAAAAGGAATTGCTACAATTTTTATAAACCGACCTGAAAAATTAAATGCACTTAATAAAGCTACAATTTTAGAGTTGCACGAAACATTAAAAACAATTGAAGCAAATCCTGAAGTGAAAGTAATTGTAATTACAGGAAGTGGTGAAAAAGCTTTTGTGGCAGGTGCAGATATTTCTGAATTTGCAAATTTTTCTGCTAAAGAAGGAGCACAATTAGCTGCTAAAGGACAAGAATTATTGTTTGATTTTATTGAGAATATGAAAACTCCAGTTTTTGCTGCTATAAATGGTTTCGCTCTTGGCGGAGGTTTAGAATTAGCAATGGCTTGTCATTTTCGTATCGCTTCAGACAATGCAAAAATGGGATTACCTGAAACATCCTTAGGAGTTATTCCGGGGTATGGAGGAACACAGCGTTTACCACAACTAGTTGGTAAAGGACGTGCAATGGAAATGATAATGACAGCAGGTATGATTGATGCGCAAACAGCATTAAATTACGGTTTAGTAAATCACGTTGTACCGCAAGCCGATTTATTTTCGACATATATGACCATAGCAAATAAAATTATAAAAAATTCCCCAGTAGCTATCGGTAAAGCAATTAGAGCAGTTAATGCCAATTATAAAGATGGTGTTAATGGTTACGAAATTGAAATAAACAAGTTTGGAGAGTGTTTCGCCACTGCCGATTTTAAAGAAGGAACCACAGCGTTTTTAGAAAAAAGAAAGGCCGAATTTACGGGTAATTAA
- a CDS encoding lysophospholipid acyltransferase family protein, with protein MQKLISYPISVIYYLFFGLCLLIFHPIQWICLNVFGYQAHKKSVDYLNFCLTKCTNLLGTRYQFENVNLIPKNAPVIFVANHQSLYDIVGIIWYLRRSHPKFVSKKELGKGIPSVSYNLRHGGSVLIDRKDPKQALPAIKSLGEYIEKHNRAAVIFPEGTRSKTGVPKRFSENGLKILCKYAPSAYIVPISINNSWKMVRYGSFPMGLGNKLQFIIHEPMAIKGFSFNELMEKTESAVVSGIKN; from the coding sequence ATGCAAAAATTAATTTCCTACCCAATATCAGTAATTTATTATCTGTTTTTTGGCCTATGCCTGTTAATTTTTCACCCTATTCAATGGATTTGTTTAAACGTTTTTGGATACCAAGCACATAAAAAAAGTGTCGATTATCTAAATTTCTGTTTAACAAAATGCACCAATTTATTGGGCACAAGGTATCAGTTTGAAAATGTTAATTTGATTCCAAAAAACGCTCCTGTAATTTTTGTAGCTAACCATCAAAGTCTGTATGATATAGTTGGAATAATTTGGTATTTGCGACGTTCTCATCCGAAATTTGTAAGCAAGAAAGAACTTGGAAAGGGAATTCCTAGTGTTTCATACAATTTAAGACACGGCGGATCTGTTTTAATTGACAGAAAAGATCCTAAACAAGCGCTTCCAGCTATTAAAAGTTTGGGAGAATATATAGAAAAACACAACAGAGCTGCTGTTATTTTTCCTGAAGGAACAAGAAGCAAAACAGGAGTTCCAAAACGTTTTTCAGAAAACGGTCTTAAAATTTTATGCAAATATGCCCCTTCCGCTTATATTGTCCCTATTTCTATAAACAATTCATGGAAAATGGTTCGTTACGGAAGTTTCCCTATGGGATTGGGCAATAAATTACAATTCATAATTCACGAACCAATGGCTATTAAAGGTTTTTCATTTAATGAATTAATGGAAAAAACAGAATCAGCAGTTGTAAGTGGAATAAAAAATTAA
- a CDS encoding BrxA/BrxB family bacilliredoxin, whose product MYPEEMVKPMRAELTDAGFQGLHTAEEVENALAQKGTTLVVVNSVCGCAARNARPGAKMSLDGDKKPDHLITVFAGVDKDAVDAARQHMFPFPPSSPAMALFKDGELVHMLERHHIEGRPAEIIAENLKDAYSEFC is encoded by the coding sequence ATGTATCCAGAAGAAATGGTAAAACCAATGCGTGCCGAATTAACTGACGCAGGTTTTCAAGGTCTACATACTGCTGAAGAAGTAGAAAATGCTTTAGCGCAAAAAGGGACTACACTAGTAGTAGTAAATTCAGTTTGTGGTTGTGCAGCTCGTAATGCTCGTCCAGGAGCAAAAATGAGTTTAGATGGTGATAAAAAACCAGATCACTTAATCACGGTTTTTGCAGGTGTAGATAAAGATGCTGTTGATGCAGCCCGTCAACATATGTTTCCTTTTCCTCCATCATCTCCTGCTATGGCATTATTTAAAGATGGTGAATTAGTACATATGTTGGAACGTCATCACATTGAAGGACGCCCTGCGGAGATCATTGCAGAAAACTTAAAAGACGCTTACAGTGAGTTTTGCTAA
- a CDS encoding helix-turn-helix transcriptional regulator: MSSAEEIKIDDEFILIRFQNDSEEEMKYERPVKTGLIQFHFGLKGKAKFIFNNGNYTLDLKDEKSLLFYNPEKELPLHMDIAPKTWIISILISIKKFHGLFTSDADHIPFLSQENIDRKYYGEENITPSTAIVLNQMFHYHLNPTIKNLYYKGKGYELLSLFFNKNEDPNVEQCPFLIDEENVKKLKKAKEIIIANMSEPPSLEELSEKVGLNLKKLKTGFKQIYGDTVYGFLFDYKMDYARNLLDSGSYNVNEVGLKIGYSTASHFIAAFKKKFGTTPKKYLLEKTQ; the protein is encoded by the coding sequence ATGAGTTCAGCGGAAGAAATAAAAATAGACGATGAATTTATTTTAATTCGCTTTCAGAATGATTCTGAGGAAGAAATGAAATACGAGCGTCCCGTCAAGACAGGATTGATTCAGTTTCACTTTGGATTAAAAGGAAAGGCAAAATTCATCTTTAATAATGGCAACTATACTTTGGATTTAAAAGATGAGAAATCGCTTTTGTTTTACAATCCGGAAAAAGAATTGCCACTTCATATGGATATTGCACCTAAAACATGGATTATTTCTATCTTGATTTCTATTAAAAAATTTCATGGCTTATTTACCAGTGATGCTGATCATATTCCTTTTTTAAGTCAGGAAAATATAGACCGAAAATATTATGGCGAAGAGAATATAACACCTTCAACGGCAATTGTGTTGAATCAGATGTTTCATTACCATTTGAATCCTACTATTAAGAATTTATACTACAAAGGGAAAGGATATGAACTACTGAGTTTGTTTTTTAACAAAAATGAAGATCCAAATGTCGAACAATGTCCGTTTTTAATTGATGAAGAGAATGTAAAAAAACTGAAAAAAGCAAAAGAGATTATTATTGCCAATATGTCCGAACCTCCTAGTTTAGAAGAACTTTCAGAAAAAGTAGGGTTAAATTTAAAAAAACTAAAAACTGGTTTTAAACAAATTTACGGCGATACGGTTTACGGTTTTTTATTTGATTACAAGATGGATTATGCCCGTAATTTATTAGATAGTGGTTCATACAATGTCAATGAAGTAGGATTAAAAATTGGCTATAGTACAGCCAGTCATTTTATAGCAGCATTTAAAAAGAAATTTGGCACTACGCCTAAAAAATATTTATTAGAAAAAACACAGTAA
- a CDS encoding sensor histidine kinase → MKSLFKVKHWSLRTRIFMSMILITLISSILIAAASIIHFQIKSKVYHDEKLLIKENQIRQHIQYILATTPHPLTTFNLRSIFSYKIFEIANIHNIQIDIFDFSGRLLVTSKAPIINGQISPLLPDYVVERVKNSPKNRYVDFAEGKDKSYRFSYSYLMDFVENKPLGIIRLPYVEDDSFYKNEIRNFLLIYGMVYLAMVIISIWIAYYLSKYITKSLKTISDRLTETSLTEKNERIESVTNSREIDRLIFSYNKMIDQLEDSANKLAQSEREGAWREMAKQVAHEIKNPLTPMRLTVQSFEMRFNPEDPNARKKLADFSKTLIQQIDTMSAVASAFSNFASLPAQQNETLNIVDVVQLALEIFNEDYIRFEASHEEIITKIDRTQLIRIITNLVKNAIQAIPEEQEMKSILVSITKDKTNAIICVEDNGKGISYLDFDRIFEPKFTTKTSGMGLGLAIIKNIIENYNGSITFDSKVNEGTTFKVILPILNQ, encoded by the coding sequence ATGAAATCCCTTTTTAAGGTTAAACATTGGTCCTTACGCACAAGAATCTTCATGTCGATGATTCTAATTACACTTATATCTTCGATATTAATTGCGGCAGCGTCTATTATTCATTTTCAGATTAAAAGCAAAGTGTACCATGATGAAAAGTTATTGATTAAAGAAAACCAAATTCGTCAGCACATACAATATATTTTAGCAACAACTCCACACCCGTTAACTACGTTTAACTTAAGATCAATTTTCTCATATAAGATTTTCGAAATTGCTAATATTCACAATATTCAAATTGATATTTTCGATTTTTCAGGAAGATTGTTAGTTACATCTAAAGCACCTATAATTAATGGTCAAATTTCTCCTTTATTGCCAGATTATGTGGTAGAAAGAGTAAAGAATTCACCTAAGAATAGATATGTCGATTTTGCAGAAGGAAAAGATAAAAGCTATCGTTTTTCGTATAGTTACTTAATGGATTTTGTAGAAAATAAGCCTTTAGGGATCATTCGATTGCCTTATGTTGAGGACGATTCTTTTTACAAAAACGAAATCAGAAACTTCTTGCTTATTTACGGAATGGTGTATTTGGCAATGGTTATTATTTCGATCTGGATTGCATATTATTTGTCAAAATATATTACAAAGTCATTAAAAACAATTTCGGATAGATTGACAGAAACTAGTTTGACCGAAAAAAATGAAAGAATAGAATCTGTTACCAATAGCCGTGAAATTGACAGATTGATTTTTTCATACAATAAAATGATTGATCAGTTAGAGGATAGTGCCAATAAATTAGCTCAAAGTGAAAGGGAAGGAGCGTGGCGTGAAATGGCAAAACAGGTAGCCCATGAAATTAAAAATCCGCTTACTCCAATGCGTTTAACGGTACAAAGTTTTGAAATGCGTTTTAATCCTGAAGATCCCAATGCTAGGAAAAAACTAGCTGATTTTTCTAAAACATTGATTCAGCAAATAGATACCATGAGTGCGGTAGCTTCTGCATTTTCAAATTTTGCTTCATTGCCTGCACAACAAAACGAAACGCTTAATATAGTTGATGTCGTACAATTGGCACTGGAAATTTTTAACGAAGATTATATTCGATTTGAAGCTTCTCACGAAGAAATAATTACTAAAATTGACAGAACTCAACTTATTAGAATTATAACGAACTTAGTTAAAAATGCTATCCAGGCTATTCCCGAAGAACAAGAAATGAAGAGCATTTTGGTCTCAATTACTAAAGACAAAACCAATGCTATAATTTGTGTAGAAGACAACGGAAAAGGAATTTCGTACCTTGATTTTGATCGAATTTTTGAACCAAAATTTACTACGAAAACAAGTGGAATGGGATTGGGCTTAGCAATCATTAAAAACATTATTGAAAATTACAACGGAAGCATTACCTTTGATTCTAAAGTAAACGAAGGAACTACTTTTAAAGTTATTTTACCCATATTAAATCAATAA
- a CDS encoding chloramphenicol acetyltransferase, with protein MKTKLDLSTWNRREHFEFFSQMEEPFYGLTVTIDCTHAYKTAKKMKIPFFTFYLHKTLAAINAVENFRYRVIDNEVYIWERIDVSSTIMREDKTFGFSLIEFDSDLNQFHQNVLQETERIQNTKGLLTREFPDSNLIHFSAIPWIDFTSMSHARGFSYPDSCPKISFGKLTETNGRKSMPMSIHVHHGLVDGYHVGLLIDEFEKQMNL; from the coding sequence ATGAAAACAAAGTTAGATTTATCGACATGGAATCGTAGAGAACATTTTGAGTTTTTCAGCCAAATGGAAGAACCTTTTTATGGCTTGACTGTTACTATTGATTGCACTCATGCATACAAAACAGCTAAAAAAATGAAAATCCCATTCTTTACTTTTTATCTGCACAAAACTTTGGCAGCCATAAATGCTGTAGAAAACTTTAGATACAGAGTTATTGATAATGAAGTTTATATCTGGGAGAGAATAGATGTTTCTTCAACAATCATGCGAGAAGACAAAACTTTTGGTTTTTCATTAATTGAATTCGATTCCGATTTAAATCAATTTCATCAAAACGTTTTACAGGAAACAGAAAGAATTCAAAACACAAAAGGCCTTCTTACCCGTGAATTCCCTGACAGTAATTTAATTCATTTTTCTGCAATTCCTTGGATAGACTTTACTTCAATGTCACACGCAAGGGGTTTTTCATATCCAGACAGTTGTCCAAAAATATCTTTTGGAAAATTAACTGAGACAAATGGTAGAAAATCAATGCCAATGTCTATCCATGTACATCATGGGCTGGTCGACGGTTACCATGTAGGTTTGTTGATAGATGAATTCGAAAAACAGATGAATCTGTAA
- the hemH gene encoding ferrochelatase: protein MKGVLLVNLGSPESPNPKDVKPYLDEFLMDKYVIDVPYLLRALLVRGIILRKRPEESAHAYGKIWTKEGSPLVVISKNVRKKVQDRVDIPVALAMRYGSMTIQKGLQELKDKGVTEVLLLPMYPQYAMASTKTIFVLAEELRKKHFPEMTITRINSFYNKKDYIQNLADSIKKHLEGFEYDHLLFSYHGIPERHIRKSDVTTSHCKINSSCCVTASPAHEFCYRHQCFETTRQVIEILNIPKEKYSETFQSRLAGDKWLEPYTDVEINNMPAKGIKNLAVVTPAFVADCLETLEEIAMRADEDFKANGGENFKAIPCLNEDEAWMDTIANWIKDWAKN from the coding sequence ATGAAAGGAGTATTATTAGTTAATCTAGGTTCACCTGAGAGCCCAAACCCAAAAGATGTAAAGCCTTATTTAGATGAATTTTTAATGGATAAATACGTGATTGATGTTCCGTATTTATTAAGAGCTTTATTGGTCCGTGGAATTATTTTACGTAAAAGACCAGAAGAATCGGCACATGCGTATGGTAAAATCTGGACTAAAGAAGGTTCGCCGCTTGTAGTCATTTCTAAAAATGTTCGTAAAAAAGTTCAAGATAGAGTAGATATTCCAGTAGCCTTAGCGATGCGTTATGGTTCAATGACTATCCAAAAAGGACTTCAAGAACTAAAAGACAAAGGAGTAACCGAGGTGTTACTATTGCCAATGTATCCTCAGTATGCTATGGCGTCTACCAAGACGATTTTTGTTTTAGCAGAGGAACTTCGTAAAAAACATTTTCCAGAAATGACAATTACACGAATCAATTCCTTTTATAATAAAAAAGATTACATCCAAAACCTAGCTGATTCTATCAAGAAACACTTGGAAGGATTTGAATATGATCATCTTTTATTTTCGTATCACGGTATTCCAGAGCGTCACATAAGAAAATCAGATGTAACCACTTCACATTGTAAAATCAACAGTAGTTGTTGTGTTACGGCTTCGCCAGCACATGAATTTTGTTACCGTCATCAATGTTTTGAAACTACTCGTCAGGTAATTGAAATTTTGAACATTCCAAAAGAAAAATACAGCGAAACATTCCAATCTAGACTTGCTGGTGATAAATGGCTGGAACCGTATACTGATGTTGAGATTAACAACATGCCTGCAAAAGGGATCAAAAATCTGGCTGTGGTAACCCCTGCATTTGTTGCTGATTGTTTAGAAACTTTAGAAGAAATCGCTATGCGTGCTGATGAAGATTTCAAAGCTAATGGTGGAGAAAACTTTAAGGCTATTCCATGTTTGAACGAAGATGAAGCTTGGATGGATACAATCGCAAATTGGATTAAAGATTGGGCTAAAAACTAA
- a CDS encoding acyl-ACP desaturase has translation MSIQNVRLEVMQFLEKSIDSFVEQYLLPIEKIWQPSDLLPNSESESFLEEVKELREIANDLPYDFWVVLVGDTITEEALPTYESWLMDVEGVSQKPENGWSKWLRHWTGEENRHGDLLNKYLYLSGRVNMREVEVTTQHLITDGFDPGTDRDPYKNFVFTSFQELATYVSHNRVAQLAKKYGDNKLSKICKLIAGDEMRHHHAYSDFVKRIFDVDPSQMMMAFHHMMKHKINMPAQLIRESGEKIGSAFEQFSESAQRIGVYTSMDYVDIMQKLIQKWEIDKISNLTDEAEKARDYLMKLPDRMTKLAERIKIAPDSHVFKWVQQPALIK, from the coding sequence ATGTCAATACAAAATGTACGCTTGGAGGTGATGCAGTTTTTAGAAAAAAGCATTGATAGTTTTGTTGAACAATACTTACTCCCGATAGAAAAAATTTGGCAACCTTCAGATTTGTTACCAAACTCTGAAAGTGAAAGCTTTTTAGAAGAAGTGAAAGAATTAAGAGAAATTGCCAATGATTTACCTTATGATTTTTGGGTTGTTTTAGTAGGTGACACCATTACCGAAGAAGCTTTACCAACTTACGAATCGTGGTTAATGGATGTAGAAGGTGTATCTCAAAAACCAGAAAATGGATGGTCAAAATGGTTACGCCATTGGACAGGTGAAGAAAATCGTCACGGAGATTTATTAAACAAATATTTGTATTTATCTGGCCGCGTAAATATGCGTGAAGTAGAAGTGACTACACAACATTTAATCACTGATGGTTTTGATCCAGGAACTGATAGAGATCCTTATAAAAATTTTGTTTTTACAAGCTTTCAGGAATTAGCTACTTATGTTTCGCATAACCGTGTAGCACAGTTAGCTAAAAAATATGGTGATAATAAATTATCGAAAATTTGCAAATTAATTGCTGGTGATGAAATGCGTCACCATCATGCATATTCTGATTTTGTGAAAAGAATTTTTGATGTAGATCCTAGTCAAATGATGATGGCTTTTCATCATATGATGAAACACAAAATTAACATGCCTGCTCAACTTATCAGAGAGTCTGGTGAAAAGATAGGAAGTGCTTTTGAACAATTTTCAGAATCTGCACAACGTATTGGAGTTTATACTTCTATGGATTATGTCGATATTATGCAAAAATTAATTCAGAAATGGGAAATAGATAAAATTTCTAATTTAACTGATGAAGCAGAAAAAGCAAGAGATTACTTAATGAAACTTCCAGACAGAATGACAAAACTTGCTGAAAGAATCAAAATTGCTCCAGATTCACACGTTTTTAAATGGGTTCAACAACCCGCTTTAATAAAATAA
- a CDS encoding HAD family hydrolase, producing MNPKVIAFDADDTLWHNEPYFDEAQEKFCSLFQNYASHQEILQLILSHQVKNLPLYGFGIKAFTLSMVESALKLTNHQISGHAIDKVLHIGKDLLQKPVELLPDIEDILKELQGKYKLIVATKGDLKDQHRKLHDSGLGHFFHHIEVMSDKTEVDYKKMLSRLDIEPTDFVMIGNSLKSDVLPVLNIGGYGIHIPYHTTWAYEQIDFEIVHENFKSITNVKEVLSLL from the coding sequence ATGAATCCAAAAGTAATTGCTTTTGATGCTGATGATACGCTTTGGCATAACGAACCTTATTTTGATGAAGCTCAAGAGAAATTCTGTTCTTTGTTTCAAAACTATGCTTCGCATCAGGAAATCCTACAACTTATTTTAAGTCATCAAGTAAAAAATCTACCCCTATACGGTTTTGGAATTAAGGCCTTTACACTGTCTATGGTAGAATCGGCTTTAAAATTAACCAATCATCAAATTTCAGGACATGCAATTGACAAAGTCTTACACATAGGAAAAGATTTACTGCAAAAACCAGTCGAATTATTACCCGATATTGAAGACATCTTAAAAGAACTACAAGGAAAATACAAACTAATTGTAGCTACCAAAGGCGATTTAAAAGACCAGCATCGCAAGCTACACGATTCTGGATTAGGACACTTTTTTCACCACATCGAAGTAATGAGTGATAAAACTGAAGTTGATTACAAAAAAATGCTTAGTCGTTTAGATATCGAACCTACTGATTTTGTAATGATTGGAAATTCTCTAAAATCTGATGTCCTACCAGTATTAAATATTGGGGGATATGGCATTCACATTCCGTATCACACTACTTGGGCTTATGAACAAATAGATTTTGAAATAGTCCACGAAAATTTTAAGTCAATTACAAATGTGAAAGAAGTCTTATCTTTGCTTTAA